From the Actinopolymorpha singaporensis genome, the window CTCAGCCGGCCGGCCGAAGGCGACCGTCCGCGCCTGCCGCATCACCGGCTCGCCCGGGTGGCCGGCCGCCACGACGTCCGTCACCGCCGCGAGCGGGAGCAGCAGGGCGAACGCCAGCAGATACCGCGCGTGGACGGCGTACCGCCCGGATACCACCGGCGGTTGGCGTACGACAGAAAGCCCACGGCTCAACACATTTCGCGCTGCCACACTGCAGATGTGCCCGGTCGTCGCACCGCCGACCCGCCCGCGCAGGGCTTTGTAACCCAGCGCCGGGACGATCCGGGCGCAACTCCCCCTCCCAGAACGCGACCAACCGTCCCACACTCCCGACTGGCCTGAACGACGGATCGACCACGGCACAGGGCCTAGGCTCTGTCGCCATGGCGAGCGAACCGAGCAAGAGCGTCCTGCTCGCCTCCAACCGGGGCCCGGTCTCGTTCCGGCAGGACGACGCCGGCAGGCTCCACTGCGTCGGAGGCTCCGGCGGACTGTCGTCGGCACTCGCGGCGATCCCCCCGCAGGAGGACGCACTGTGGGTCGCGGCCGCACTGTCCGACGCGGACCGGCTCGCGGCCAGGTCGGCACCGTCCGGCAGGTTGGACGCCGCGGGCTATGACACCGGGACGATTCCGGTCCGGTTGCTCGACATCGAGCCGCTCACCTTCGCCCGCGCGTACAACGGCATCGCCAACTCCACGTTGTGGTTTCTGCACCACCTGCTGTTCGACACCGCGAACGCGCCCCTCTTCGACCGGAGGTTCCGCCGGGAGTGGGCGTCCTACGTTGACTACAACACCGCGTTCGCGCAGGCGCTCGCCGAGGAGGCCGCGCCGGGCGGGCGGGTACTCATCCAGGACTACCACCTCACCGTGGCGCCGCGACTCCTGCGCACCCGCCGGCCTGACCTCGCCATCGGCCACTTCTCCCACACCCCTTGGGCGCCGCCGGACTACTACCGGCTGTTGCCCGACGACGTGGCTGTCTCTCTCCTCGAGGGGCTGCTGGCCGCTGACCACGCAGGGTTCCTCACCGAGCGGTGGGCGCGGGCGTTCCTGGCGTGCTGTGAGTCCGTACTCGACGCGCGGGTCGACTGGGCTCACAACACCGTGGAGTACGCCGGCCGGCGCACCGTCGTGGGAGTGCATCCGCTCGGCGTGGACGCCGGCGCCATGCAGGCCCGGGCCAACGCACCCGACGTGTGGGCCCGGATGGCGGGGCTGCGCGCCCAGGTCGGTGACCGCCTCCTGTTGGTTCGGGTCGACCGGGCCGAGCTGAGCAAGAACATCGTGCGAGGGTTGCTGGCGTACCGCGAACTGCTGCGCCGCCGTCCGGAATGGCAGGGGCGGGTCGTCCACGCGGCGCTGGCCTATCCGAGCCGGCACGACATTCCGGAGTACCGCGAGTACTCCGCCTCGGTGCAGCGGGTCGCCAAGGAGATCGTGGACGAGTTCGGCAGCGCGGACTGGGACCCGCTCGTGCTGGCCGTCGACGACGACTATCCGCGCTCGCTCGCGGCGTACCGCATGGCCCACGTCGCGGTCGTGAACCCGATCCGGGACGGCATGAACCTCGTCGCCAAGGAGATCCCGATCGTCTCCGACAACGGCTGTGCACTGGTGCTGTCGCGGGAAGCCGGCGCCGCGGTCGAACTCGGCGACGCGGCGTTCCTGATCAATCCGTTCGACATCGAGGAGACCGCCGAGGCGATGCACGCCGCACTGTCGCTGAGTGGTGCGGAACGCCGCACGCGGTCGGCGCTGCTGGCGGAGTCGGCGGGCAGCCACCCACCGCGCAGTTGGCTGGCCGAGCAACTCGACGCCCTGGGGTCCCACGCAGGCTGAGCGGCCGTGGGTGCCGGCGGAGAGCAGCCGCGCGACCGGCAGTGCGTGGAGGCCGTCCGCCGAAACGTCACCCGAAATCGCCTGGTTCGGAATCCGGCGATTGTCCGCTCTGCCCGCTGGAGAGCATTCCCTACCGAATGCGCGATATCCGAGACCCGCTGAGCAAGCCGGGGTTGACGGGCGGTTCCTGACGCCCGGATACCGGCCGCCGCAAACCTGGAAAGGCGACCGACGTGAGCAGCTCTATCAACCGGCGCGGCGCGGTGCGTGCCGCCGGGCGGCCGGCAGGCATGGTCGTCTTAGCCGCCGGCGTCGGCCTGGCCGCCGCGTTCGCCCTCACCACCTGGGTGACGCCGACGTTCGAGGCCCGGTCGTCGATGACGGTGGCGGCGTACTCGTCGGCGAACGCCGGCCGGCCCGCACCTGCCGAAGGCACTCCGGAAGCCGGCGTGTACGACCCCATCCTGTCCCAGGGCGCGGTGGCCACGGTCGCCCGGCTTGCCGAGTCGGAAAGGGTCGCTCACCTCACCGCCGCCCAGGCCGGTGTCCCCGTCGGCGCGGTGACGGGTCACCTGCACGCTAGCTACCAGCCGGGCGTCCAGGTCGTCACCCTGACCTCCGACGCGAAGACCTCCCGGCGGGCCGTCGCCATCGTCAACACGGCGGCGACCGTCCTCCGCGGTCAGGTCGGGGCCGCCCGGCCGTTCGGTAGCAACGCGGCCTTGACAGTGAGCCCCTGGGACCGCGCGGCGACGTCCACCACCGCAGTGCCCAGCAACCTGCCCCGGAACCTCTTGCTGGGCGGGCTCGCCGGACTCCTCGCCGGCCTGGTGATCGTTGTCGTACGCCGCCGCACCGACAGCACGCTGCGGTCCACCGACCAGATCGAGCGTGAACTCCAGGTCGGCATCCTCGGCACCCTTCCACGTGTGCCCGGCCGGCAACGGCGCAAGGGAGCACTCGGCGCCTGGCGTCGCGGGCGGGTTGCCCGGCCGGTGCGGTCAGCGGTCGCCGCCCTGGCTCCGCTCACCGACATACCGGATCGGCGGCTGCTGGTCACCAGCGCCTACCAGGACGACGGCAAGGCGTTCGTCAGCGCCCTGATCTCGCTCGCACTCGCCGAGCAGTACTACCGCGTGACGTTGGTCGAGGCCGACCTGCAATGTCCCGTCGTGGGCGCACACTTCCCGGGCGGCGGCGAGTTCACCGTCCAGCAGCTCATGTCGAAGCCGGAGAAGCTGTTGTCCGCCCAGGGGCCGCTGCGGGTCGTGTCGGCCGACGAGTGCGACCCCGAGCTCAGCCGCGCGCAGCTGCGCAGTGTCGCCTTCCGGGACTTCCTGACCTCTACTCGCGAGCACAGCGACGTGCTCGTCCTCGACGGTCCGCCGGTCCTCGTCGGCGCGGGACTGTCCGCCCTGGCCGCGGAGTGCGACGCCGCGGTGGTCGTCGTACGCGCAGGTTCCACCGGCGTCGCCGAGGCCCGCCGGGCGATTCAGGTCCTCGACCGGCTGCAGCTGCCGATCGCCGGCATCGTCGTCGTCGACGCCCGGGACGAGGGTGGCCGGACGGGGTACCGCTCGGGGACCGCACCGACCTACGCGCCGGCGCCTGCTCCCCTCCCGGAGGCATCGCCCATGATGCCCTCACCCGCTACGAGCGACGCCGACTCCGACTCCGACGGCGAGCGGTACGCCAGTGCAGACGACGAGGCCGACAGGCGAGCCCGAAGCGCCCGGTACTCCTGACCAACCGGCCGTTGAGTGGGCCGTCAGGCGCCCAGCGTGTCCGCGAGCGTGTCCAGGAAGGCCGCCACCGCCGGCGGGCCGTCGAGCACCAGGTCGGCCCGGTCGGCGAGCGCGGTCACCTCCGTCGACCCCGAGCACACCTTCAGCCCGGCGACGCCGCGTGAACGCAGCTCCTCGACCGTGTCATAGGCCGGCAGGTCGCCGAGGTCGTCGCCGGTGTAGGCGACGGCGCGGGGACCCACCTCCTCGGCCAGCTTGCGGAGCGCGGCTCCCTTGTCCATGCCGCCGGGCTTCAGCTCGAGCACCATCCGGCCGGGCTGGGCTTCCAGGTCGTGGGCGCGGGCAAGCTCGGTGAGCCGGTCGGTGAGGAGTTCGGTCGCGGCGGCCGGGTCGGCGGTCTGGCGTACGTGGACCGCGACGGCCCGGCCCTTGTCCTCCACGCGGGTGCCGTCGGGCGCACCCCACTGGCGCAGCAGGTCCGGCAGCGCGCGGCGGACCTCCTCGACACCGGGAGCCGGCGGGGGTGCGGTGATCTCACCGGTGCGGGCGTCCCAGCGTTCCTCACCGTAGTGGCCGACGACGAGCAGGCCGGCGAGCTCGGGGACGTCTGCGAACCCACCCAGCCGGACGACGACCTCGGCAGGCCGCCCGGTGACGATCGCGAGCGCCCGAAGATGCGGGGCGAGGCGGCGCAGCGCGGGGAGCACCGCGGGGTGGGCGAAGGCGCGTTCGGGGTCGTCGACGATCGGCGACAGCACGCCGTCGAAGTCGAAGGCGAGCATCGACCGCTCGGGATGCTCGACGATCGCGCGTAGGGCGGCCTCGCCCTCGGGCGTGGCGGGCGTCGGCAGGGTGTCCGGGGAGGTCACCCGTCGACGCCGAGACGCCGTGCGGCGCGGGCCCGCTGACGACTGGAACGCAGCCGGCGGAGGCGCTTGACGAGCAACGGGTCGAACGCGAGAGCCTCGGGACGGTCGATCAGGGCGTTGAGCACCTGGTAATAGCGGGTGGCGGACATCCCGAACTGGTCGCGGATGGCCTGCTCCTTGGCACCGGCGTACTTCCACCACTGGCGCTCGAAGGAGATGATCTGCTGGTCGCGCTCGCACAACCCGGAGGCGGTGCGGGAGTCGACGTCGGTGGTCGACTCAGCGGGCGATCCGGTCGACGACTCGTCGGAAACGCCGGCAGCGATCTTCGGGGCCGGCTCCATCGCAGCGTCCATACCCAGGCATCCCTCCTCGGCGATCAGCGACGACTGACATCGTACGACCGAAGCACATCGATGTCATTCAGCGCCACCGCGCGATCATGGCGTGTTCTTCGTGGGTTCTGTCGTACCGCACAGCACCGACAAGTCGGCCCGAACAGTTACCAACCCGGCCATCGGGCCGTCCCCGGAGCGCCTTGTCCATCTCGTCGGCCAGCGAGATCGCGCCGGGCACGGCACCATTGCCGGGTGTCCGCCGCCGCTCCGTCACCCGGCTCCGCCGCTCCGTCACCCGGCTCCGCCGCTCCGTCACCCGACCCCGCCGTCCGGCCGCTCGATCCGTCGCCGTCGACGGCCGAGGCCGCCGCGCTGAACGCCGCCGAGTTGCGCGACCGGTACGCCACCGGCGCGACCTCCGCGGCCGAGCACGTCGCCACGCTGGTGCGCCGGATCGAGGAGATCGACCGGTCCGGTCCCACCCTGCGGTCGGTGCTCGCCGTCGACCCACACGCCGTCGACCGTGCGGCCGAACGCGACGCCGAGCGTGCTCGCGGCCGGGTCCGGGGTCCGCTGCACGGCGTCCCGGTGCTGGTCAAGGACAACATCGACACCGCAGACACCGCAGACACCGCGGAGACCACGGACGCCACAGGTTCAGGCGACGGGCGAACCCCCGGTGCGCTGCCGACCACCGCCGGGTCGCTGGCACTCGCGGGCGTCCCGACCCCTGCCGACGCTCCCCTGGTCGCCGCCCTGCGCGCGGCCGGAGCGGTCGTCGTCGGCAAGGCCAACCTGTCGGAGTGGGCCAACTTCCGTTCCGGCTCCTCGACGTCGGGCTGGAGCGCCGTCGGCGGGCTCTGCGTCAACCCGCACGCCCTCGACCGTTCGGCCGGTGGGTCGTCGTCGGGTTCGGCTGCGGCGGTCGCGGCCGGGCTCGCACCGCTCGCGGTCGGCACCGAGACCGATGGTTCCATCGTGTGCCCGGCGGCCCTGTGCGGTGTCGTGGGCATCAAGCCCACCGTCGGGCTGGTTTCCAGGACGGGCGTCGTCCCGATCTCCCACAGCCAGGACACCCCCGGGCCGATTGCCACCACGGTCGCCGACGCCGCGCTGCTGCTCGGGGTGCTGGCGGGCAGCGATCCCGACGACGCTGCCACCATGCGGTCAGGACGCGTGGCGTACTCCGACTACACGAGGTTCTGCCGGCCCGACGGGCTGACCGGCGCCCGGATCGGCGTCCCGCGCGCGGGCCTGTGGGGTTACAGCGCGGCTGCGGACGCGCTCGCCGAGGAGGCCGTGCGACTGCTGGCCGCCCGGGGCGCCACGATCGTCGACCCCGCCGACCTGCCCAGCGTCGACGAGATCCGCGAGAGCGACGCGGAGCTCACGGTGTTGAGTACGGAGTTCAGGGCCGACCTGGAGAGCTACCTCACCACCCGCCGGCCGGGAGGGCCGCGCACGCTGGCCGAACTCGTCGCGTTCAACACCGACCACGCCGACCGCGAGCTGACGTACTTCGGCCAGGACCGCTTCGAGCGCGCCCTGGCCACCCGTGGCCTGTGCGACCCGGTTTACGTCGACGCGCTGCGCACCTGCCGCCGGCTCGGCCGTACGCACGGCATCGACGCCGCACTCGGCGCCGGCCGGCTGGACGCGCTGGTGACGCCGGCCTATCCCCCGGCCTGGAAGATCGACCTGGTCAACGGCGACCAGCTTTCCGGTGCCTGCACGACCCCGGCGGCGATCGCCGGATACCCCATGGTCACGGTGCCGTGCGGCGCGGCGGACGGCCTGCCGGTCGGGCTGGCGTTCGTGGGTACGGCGTGGAGCGAGCCGACGTTGATCAGGCTGGCGTACGGGTTCGAGCAGGCACTGAGGTGGCGGGCGCGGCCGGCGTACCGGCCGGCCCGGATCGGCTGACCGCGCCCCCAGCCGACGCCCGACCTCAGCAGGCGCACAGGCAGAAGGGGTGCCCCACCGGGTCCAGGAACACCCTGAACGTCGTGCCCGGCTGGTGCTCGGCCTTGCGCGCTCCCAGGGCGAGCACCCGTTCCTCGGCCGCGTCCAGGTCGGTGACCTCGACGTCGATGTGGGCCTGCTGCGGACGCTCTCCGCCGGGCCAGGTCGGCGGCGCCCAGTCCTCGGCCTGCTGGAAGCTCAGGTGGTTGCCGCCCTCGAAGTGCAGCTCCACCCAGTCGTCCTCGCTGGTGTCGAGCTTCCCGCCGAGCACCTGGGCGTAGAACTCGCCGAGCGCCCTGGGGTCCGGGCAGTCGAACGCGACCGTGCCGAGCGTGCCGACGGGGCCGGAGTCGGGGTTGGTGGTTCCGGTCATGAGATCTCCTGAGGACGTAGGTACGTGACTCGGGCGATGGCGTACGCCTGGAATCGGGGTCGTACGCGTCACCTGCATTCGGATTATGGTGGTCACGCACGTCGACGCGCAACCGGTATAGCTGTTTTGCCGGTGTCGTAGTCCCCACGCCGTCGTCAGGGGTCGCCTGCCCGTCAGGCCGTTACCGGACGGCCGCCGCTACCGGCGCCAACCGTCGGCACCTACCTCCCACGCCCGACCAGTAGCGTCGGAGTCCAGCCGCGCCTCGACCCCGCCGGCCGAAGACCGGCCGGGACGACCGGGAGGCAGCCGAGAGGAAAGGGAGCCATGCAACCCCGACTTCGCTGGGGCATCGTCGCCACCGGGAACATCGCCGGCGTCTTCGCCCGCGAGCTCGCCCTGTTGCCCGACCACGAGGTGGTGGCGGTCGGTTCCCGCAACCTCGACCGTGCCAAGGCGTTCGCGCAGGAGTGGGACATCCGCCGGGCGTACGGCTCCTACACCGAGGTGGCCGAGGACCCGGAGGTGGACGTCGTCTACGTCGCCACCCCGCACTCGGACCACCTGGCCACCACCCGGCACGCGCTGGAGAGCGGCAAGGCCGTGCTGTGCGAGAAGGCCCTGACCGTCAACGCGGCCGAGGCCCGCCAGTTGGTCGACCTGGCCCGCAAGCACGGGCAGTTCCTGATGGAGGCCATGTGGATGCGGTGCAACCCGCTCCACCTGCGCCTTCGCGAACTCCTCGACGCCGGCACGCTGGGCGAGCCGCGGTCGGTGCACGCCACCCTCGGCTTCCTCGCCGACTACGACCCGGACGACCGGCTGTTCGCGCCCCACCTTGCCGGTGGCTCGCTGCTGGACGTCGGCATCTATCCGGTCAGCCTCGCCCACCACCTGCTCGGCGCGCCCGACACGGTGCGAGCCACCGGAACGCTCGCCCCCACCGGCGTCGACGCGACCGCCGGACTCCTCCTCGGGTACGCCGGAGGCGCGGTGGCCACGCTGACCGGCTCGCTGGCCGGGCCGCTCCCGAACACCGCGTACGTCAGCGGTACGGAGGGCTGGGTGGAGATCCCGGCCGACTTCCAGGCCGCCGACCGGCTGGTCGTCCACCACCCGGACAAGGAGCCCGAGGAGGTCACGGTCGACCTGCTCGGCGTCGGCTACACCTACGAGGCCGAGGAGGTGGCCCGGTGCCTGCGCGCCGGGCTGCTGGAGAGTCCGCTGGTGCCCTGGGCGGACAGCATCGCGGTGATGGAGGTGCTCGACGCCGCCCGCGCGCAGGTCGGCGTTCGGTATCCGAACGACGAGCCGATCGCCGGGCAGGGCGGCGAACCGGACCGCCGGAACACCACCGGCAACGGCGACTCCGCGTAGCTCGCTGCTTCCGGAAGGTCGGGAACAGGCGGGTCGTCACCGACGGCTCGGCCACCCGCCGTCGCGCCCGTAGGGTCGAAGAGAGAAGTTCGCACCGCCGATCGAGGGAGTTGTCCCCGTGCCCACTGAGTCACCCGCCGAGTCGTCCACGTCCGAGTCCCCCGCATCCGGGTCGTCCGTAACCGGAGGCAGCGGTGCCGAGGCGGCCGTTGCCTCCGAGTCGGCGGCAGACGCCGCGAGCGAGGCGGCGACGGACGCCGCTGCCCGTGCCGCGAAGTCGGCCCCGGCGCCGAAGGGCCGCTCCCGCACCTCCACCAGGGCGGCGGGCTCGAAGGGCGGTTCCGGCAGGTCGGCCCGGTCGGCGTTCGTTGTGGTCGCCAACCGGCTGCCCGTGGACCGCGTGGACACCCCCGACGGCAGTACGCAGTGGCGGCGCAGCCCCGGCGGGCTCGTCACCGCGCTCGACCCGGTGATGAAGGCGAACAAGGGCGCCTGGATCGGCTGGGCCGGGTCCACCGAGGAGGCACCCGAGCCGTTCGACGAGGCCGGCATGCACCTCGTGCCCGTCCCGCTGTCGGCCAAGGAGGTCGAGGAGTACTACGAGGGCTTCTCCAACGCCACCCTGTGGCCGCTCTACCACGACGTGATCGCACCGCCGGTCTACCGCCGCGAGTGGTGGGAGGCGTACGTCAAGGTCAACCGGAGGTTCGCCGAGGCGGCGGCCGAAACGGCCGACGACGGCGCGCTGGTGTGGGTGCACGACTACCAGCTCCAGCTCGTACCGGAGATGCTCCGCGCCCTGCGCCCGGACCTGCGGATCGGCTTCTTCCTGCACATCCCGCTGCCCCCGGTGGAGTTGTTCGCCCGGCTGCCGTGGCGCCAGCAGATCCTGCGCGGCCTGCTCGGCGCGGACCTGGTCGGCTTCCAGCGTCCCGGCGCCGCGTCCAACTTCCTGCGCCTCACCCGGCGGCTGCTCGGCTACCAGACCCAGCGCGACCAGACCTTCCTGCCCGACGGCCGGGTGGTGCGGGCACGGTCGTTCCCGATCTCCATCGACGTGGCCCAGCTGGAGGAGATCGCCCGGCGCCCGGAGACCCAGCGGCGCGCGGAGGAGATCCGGGAGGAGATCGGCTCTCCGGCGAAGGTCCTCCTCGGCATCGACCGGCTCGACTACACGAAGGGCATCGGTGAGCGCATCCACGCGTTCGCCGAGCTCCTGACCGAAGGGGTGGTGACGCCCGACGAGGCGACGTTCATCCAGGTCGCGACGCCGAGCCGGGAACGCGTCGAGCAGTACAAACTGCTGCGCGACGAGGTCGAACTGGCCGTCGGCCGGGTCAACGGCACGCACGGGCGGATCGGCCGGCCGGCGGTGACCTACCTGCACTCCTCGCACGATCGGGAGGAGCTGGCCGCGCTGTACCGCGCCGCCGACGTGATGGTGGTGACGCCGCTGCGCGACGGTATGAACCTCGTGGCGAAGGAGTACATCGCCTGCCGGTACGACAACACCGGCGCCCTTCTGTTGAGCGAATTCGCCGGCGCGGCCGACGAGTTCCGGCAAGCTTTCCTTGTCAACCCCTACGACGTGGACGGGCTGAAGGCCACCCTGGTCGACGCGCTCCGCCTGGACCCGCGCAACGCCACCCGCCGCATGCGCTCGATGCGCCGGCACCTGGTGGAGCACGACGTGGACCGGTGGGCCAGTTCGTTCCTGAGCGCGCTGACGGGAGAGCTCCGGACATGACCGCGCGGCGGCTTCTCGCGCTCGACCTGGGGTCGTCGTCGGTACGGGCCGTCGTGTGCGACGAACGCGCCGAGCCGGTGCCCGGCCTGCTGGCCCGCCGTTCGGTCGCCGCGCGCCAGGACGAGGACGGACGCGGCGAGCTGGACCCGGACGGCTACCTCGCCGACCTGGTGAGCTGCCTGGACGAGCTGCACGCAGCCGGTGCGCTGGAGGGTGTCGAGGTGGTGGCCACCTCCTCGCAGTGGCACTCGGTGCTCGCGGTGGGGCCGGACGGCACGCCCGTGTCGGCCGTGCTCAGCTGGCTCGACACCCGCGCGCGGCCGCGGCCGGACCGGCTGCCCGCCGACCCCCAGGGGTTCCACGCACGCACCGGTGCCTGGGTGCATCCGCTCTACTGGACCACGAAGGTGCCCTGGCTCCGTGACCAGCTTCGTGACCAGCTTCGTGACCAGCTGGGGGGCCGGTCGTTGCGCTTCCTCGGCCTGCCCGACTACCTGCGCGGCGAACTCCTCGGCACCGACGCGACCTCGGTGTCGATGGCCTCCGGCACCGGCCTGCTGGACGTTTCGGCGATGACGTGGGATCCCGAGGCACTGGCCCTGGCGGAGGTGACTCCGGCGGAGTTGCCCGCCGTCGACGACACGCCCGCCCGGCTGGCGCCCCGCTGGCGGGACCGCTGGCCGGCCCTCGCCGCCGCGAGTTGGGCACCGGCGCTCGGCGACGGCGCCGCATCCAACCTGGGCACCGGATGCACCGATGCCGGCACGGTCGGCGTCACCGTCGGCACCTCGGCCGCGCTGCGCGTGGTCCACGGGCCCGACGTCCCGCCGCCGCCGGCCACCGTGTGGCGCTACCGCGTGGACGCGGAGCGGCTGGTGAGCGGGATCGCGTTCTCCGGCGGCGGGGTGCTGCGCGCCTGGGCGGTCCGGCTGCTGCGTCTCGGCGCGGACGCCGAGCCCACGCTCGCGCCCGGCGCCGGCGGCCTGGTCTGCCTGCCGATGCACGCGGGCAGCCGGCCACCCGGAACGATCCCGCCGGGATCCGGCGTGGTCGCCGGGCTGTCCCTGGAGACCTCACCGGAGGAGCTGCTCGCAGGGACGCTGGAGGGCGTCGCACTGGAGGCGGCACGTGCCCTGGACATCCTGGAGGGGTCGTTCGGCACCGAGCTCGACGTCGTACTCGGTGGCGGTGCGGTGCACGCCTCGCCGTGGTGGTGCCGGGTGTTCGCGGCCACCTTCGACCGGTCCCTGCGGCTCGCCGAGGACCCCGAGGTCGGCGCCCGGGGCGCGGCGGCACTGGCGCTGGGGATCGACCTCGCGCCGCCGAAGGAACAGCTCCTGCCCGATCCGGACGACGTCGTACGGATGACCGCCGCTCGGGCGCGTTACGACCGCCTGCGGAACGCGCTGGCCGGCGAACTCGGCCGGCACCGCGACTGACGAGCACCGCAGAACCCCCACCGACCCGCCGTACCCGGCCGGGCCAAGCCCGTAGTCCCGGCTACCCCGCCAGACTGACCTTGCGTGATTCGGCATGAACACTACGCACAGGGCCGCGAACCGGCATGATGCTCCGCAATGGAAGAGGCACCTGGCGTGACCAGTCCGCTCGAACGGGAGCTGATCGACGCCGTCCTGGAGCTCAGCGCCAACGCGATCGTGCTGGTCGACGAGCGCGGCCGGATCGCGCTCTGGAACGCCGCCGCCGAGTCAGTCCTCGGCTGGCCGGCGGAGGAGGCGCTTGGCCAGGAAGTGCTGACCGCGATGGTCGCGCCGAACTCCCACGCCACCGCCCGGGACCTGCTGGGCAAGCTCGCGGCGAACGGCACCTGGGAGGGAGCCGTCCCGCTGCGGCATCGGGACGGGCACGCGGTGGTGTGCGCGGTCCGGGCGCGCGCTCTGACCGGCTACGGCGACGGCGGCGGTGTCGGGGAGGTGCTCGCGGTCTTCGCCGAACTCGGCCGGTCCGGCGCCGAAGGCA encodes:
- a CDS encoding alpha,alpha-trehalose-phosphate synthase (UDP-forming), yielding MVANRLPVDRVDTPDGSTQWRRSPGGLVTALDPVMKANKGAWIGWAGSTEEAPEPFDEAGMHLVPVPLSAKEVEEYYEGFSNATLWPLYHDVIAPPVYRREWWEAYVKVNRRFAEAAAETADDGALVWVHDYQLQLVPEMLRALRPDLRIGFFLHIPLPPVELFARLPWRQQILRGLLGADLVGFQRPGAASNFLRLTRRLLGYQTQRDQTFLPDGRVVRARSFPISIDVAQLEEIARRPETQRRAEEIREEIGSPAKVLLGIDRLDYTKGIGERIHAFAELLTEGVVTPDEATFIQVATPSRERVEQYKLLRDEVELAVGRVNGTHGRIGRPAVTYLHSSHDREELAALYRAADVMVVTPLRDGMNLVAKEYIACRYDNTGALLLSEFAGAADEFRQAFLVNPYDVDGLKATLVDALRLDPRNATRRMRSMRRHLVEHDVDRWASSFLSALTGELRT
- a CDS encoding VOC family protein, yielding MTGTTNPDSGPVGTLGTVAFDCPDPRALGEFYAQVLGGKLDTSEDDWVELHFEGGNHLSFQQAEDWAPPTWPGGERPQQAHIDVEVTDLDAAEERVLALGARKAEHQPGTTFRVFLDPVGHPFCLCAC
- a CDS encoding Gfo/Idh/MocA family protein, with product MQPRLRWGIVATGNIAGVFARELALLPDHEVVAVGSRNLDRAKAFAQEWDIRRAYGSYTEVAEDPEVDVVYVATPHSDHLATTRHALESGKAVLCEKALTVNAAEARQLVDLARKHGQFLMEAMWMRCNPLHLRLRELLDAGTLGEPRSVHATLGFLADYDPDDRLFAPHLAGGSLLDVGIYPVSLAHHLLGAPDTVRATGTLAPTGVDATAGLLLGYAGGAVATLTGSLAGPLPNTAYVSGTEGWVEIPADFQAADRLVVHHPDKEPEEVTVDLLGVGYTYEAEEVARCLRAGLLESPLVPWADSIAVMEVLDAARAQVGVRYPNDEPIAGQGGEPDRRNTTGNGDSA
- a CDS encoding P-loop NTPase, with the translated sequence MSSSINRRGAVRAAGRPAGMVVLAAGVGLAAAFALTTWVTPTFEARSSMTVAAYSSANAGRPAPAEGTPEAGVYDPILSQGAVATVARLAESERVAHLTAAQAGVPVGAVTGHLHASYQPGVQVVTLTSDAKTSRRAVAIVNTAATVLRGQVGAARPFGSNAALTVSPWDRAATSTTAVPSNLPRNLLLGGLAGLLAGLVIVVVRRRTDSTLRSTDQIERELQVGILGTLPRVPGRQRRKGALGAWRRGRVARPVRSAVAALAPLTDIPDRRLLVTSAYQDDGKAFVSALISLALAEQYYRVTLVEADLQCPVVGAHFPGGGEFTVQQLMSKPEKLLSAQGPLRVVSADECDPELSRAQLRSVAFRDFLTSTREHSDVLVLDGPPVLVGAGLSALAAECDAAVVVVRAGSTGVAEARRAIQVLDRLQLPIAGIVVVDARDEGGRTGYRSGTAPTYAPAPAPLPEASPMMPSPATSDADSDSDGERYASADDEADRRARSARYS
- a CDS encoding amidase — encoded protein: MSAAAPSPGSAAPSPGSAAPSPDPAVRPLDPSPSTAEAAALNAAELRDRYATGATSAAEHVATLVRRIEEIDRSGPTLRSVLAVDPHAVDRAAERDAERARGRVRGPLHGVPVLVKDNIDTADTADTAETTDATGSGDGRTPGALPTTAGSLALAGVPTPADAPLVAALRAAGAVVVGKANLSEWANFRSGSSTSGWSAVGGLCVNPHALDRSAGGSSSGSAAAVAAGLAPLAVGTETDGSIVCPAALCGVVGIKPTVGLVSRTGVVPISHSQDTPGPIATTVADAALLLGVLAGSDPDDAATMRSGRVAYSDYTRFCRPDGLTGARIGVPRAGLWGYSAAADALAEEAVRLLAARGATIVDPADLPSVDEIRESDAELTVLSTEFRADLESYLTTRRPGGPRTLAELVAFNTDHADRELTYFGQDRFERALATRGLCDPVYVDALRTCRRLGRTHGIDAALGAGRLDALVTPAYPPAWKIDLVNGDQLSGACTTPAAIAGYPMVTVPCGAADGLPVGLAFVGTAWSEPTLIRLAYGFEQALRWRARPAYRPARIG
- the otsB gene encoding trehalose-phosphatase, whose amino-acid sequence is MTSPDTLPTPATPEGEAALRAIVEHPERSMLAFDFDGVLSPIVDDPERAFAHPAVLPALRRLAPHLRALAIVTGRPAEVVVRLGGFADVPELAGLLVVGHYGEERWDARTGEITAPPPAPGVEEVRRALPDLLRQWGAPDGTRVEDKGRAVAVHVRQTADPAAATELLTDRLTELARAHDLEAQPGRMVLELKPGGMDKGAALRKLAEEVGPRAVAYTGDDLGDLPAYDTVEELRSRGVAGLKVCSGSTEVTALADRADLVLDGPPAVAAFLDTLADTLGA
- a CDS encoding alpha,alpha-trehalose-phosphate synthase (UDP-forming), with amino-acid sequence MASEPSKSVLLASNRGPVSFRQDDAGRLHCVGGSGGLSSALAAIPPQEDALWVAAALSDADRLAARSAPSGRLDAAGYDTGTIPVRLLDIEPLTFARAYNGIANSTLWFLHHLLFDTANAPLFDRRFRREWASYVDYNTAFAQALAEEAAPGGRVLIQDYHLTVAPRLLRTRRPDLAIGHFSHTPWAPPDYYRLLPDDVAVSLLEGLLAADHAGFLTERWARAFLACCESVLDARVDWAHNTVEYAGRRTVVGVHPLGVDAGAMQARANAPDVWARMAGLRAQVGDRLLLVRVDRAELSKNIVRGLLAYRELLRRRPEWQGRVVHAALAYPSRHDIPEYREYSASVQRVAKEIVDEFGSADWDPLVLAVDDDYPRSLAAYRMAHVAVVNPIRDGMNLVAKEIPIVSDNGCALVLSREAGAAVELGDAAFLINPFDIEETAEAMHAALSLSGAERRTRSALLAESAGSHPPRSWLAEQLDALGSHAG
- a CDS encoding DUF3263 domain-containing protein, yielding MDAAMEPAPKIAAGVSDESSTGSPAESTTDVDSRTASGLCERDQQIISFERQWWKYAGAKEQAIRDQFGMSATRYYQVLNALIDRPEALAFDPLLVKRLRRLRSSRQRARAARRLGVDG